In one Bacteroides sp. genomic region, the following are encoded:
- a CDS encoding tetratricopeptide repeat protein: MQRLLFFFIFPVLFFSVPCHAQLDIDSLRAEFRKATDPKDKILLQIFIGAQFETKNYDTAFYYLNIALDQAEKLGIASTDPEDQRIYLRLKGSALQGLSALHNRFNDAEGVRKYAGQIIAMGPGKADSLALIVAWLSLGNISQMEGNFPEATEQYRRALELSTGRKDTLNIAKSAHNLGVTYFYMGNLDEAASYTNQALECYSQKNDRLGKSSCLLMLGNLMYDLEDYQKALNYYNESYLGFEELNHTVGKYNAILNIGTILIEEERYPEAIERFENALAMAREINDHQGVVRCLHNMGMSYSQMGDPRKALQHYQEALVIARAHQFKHIEANTLSNMAAVNNDLRQYNEALNLATRSLELSSEIQSLDDQIYAYKNLSIAQEGLGNIRQALEYHKLFKLFNDSLTRIENRREISEVEAQYQTEQIKQEMELKNALLEKQDLELVQQSVSLSRQKIIRNFMIAGLLALFLILLQIYSSSRRRKLANELIMKQNEEIGEQHEKITQQKNIIEEKNLALVSSIRYAQNIQNALLPDETNLQEAFEEYFIIYEPKEIVSGDFYWISRQNGVTLLALADSTGHGVPGAFLSVLGLSFLNEFVARRKYHSPAQLLDEMRLYIISSLHQEETQKTSQEGIEMALLAIDHQNHSVTFSSARTPIYVATKGEIKLDGEPITMPHSPLVKFKGDPMPLSFHRKMKAFSNQTLSLNPGDKVYILTDGFGDQFGSDKRERFTNQRAMKLLEQIFDQPMAEQKETLIKTLYNWKQDCEQIDDIAVIGFRI, translated from the coding sequence ATGCAGCGGTTATTATTCTTTTTTATTTTTCCGGTTTTATTTTTTTCGGTACCCTGCCATGCACAATTGGATATTGATTCCCTCAGGGCGGAATTCCGCAAGGCCACTGACCCAAAGGACAAGATCCTTCTGCAAATATTCATTGGAGCTCAATTTGAAACAAAAAACTATGACACGGCCTTTTATTACCTTAATATTGCGCTGGACCAGGCTGAAAAATTGGGGATAGCCAGCACGGACCCGGAAGATCAGAGAATTTACCTGAGATTGAAAGGATCAGCCCTTCAGGGTCTTTCTGCATTGCACAATAGATTTAATGATGCTGAAGGAGTCAGGAAATATGCGGGCCAGATCATTGCAATGGGGCCTGGAAAAGCAGACTCACTCGCACTGATTGTGGCCTGGCTTTCGCTTGGCAACATCAGCCAGATGGAAGGTAATTTCCCGGAAGCCACTGAGCAATATCGTAGAGCACTCGAGCTTTCCACAGGGAGAAAGGATACCCTGAATATTGCCAAATCGGCACATAATTTGGGGGTTACCTATTTCTATATGGGAAATCTGGATGAGGCAGCATCTTACACCAACCAGGCTCTGGAATGTTATTCTCAAAAAAACGACCGCCTCGGGAAATCAAGTTGTTTGCTAATGTTGGGCAACCTGATGTATGACCTGGAGGATTATCAAAAGGCCTTGAATTACTACAATGAATCATACCTCGGATTTGAGGAATTGAACCATACGGTAGGAAAGTACAATGCCATCCTGAATATTGGCACGATCCTGATTGAAGAGGAGCGCTATCCGGAGGCCATTGAACGCTTTGAAAATGCCCTGGCTATGGCAAGGGAGATCAACGACCACCAGGGGGTGGTAAGGTGCCTACATAATATGGGGATGAGCTATTCACAGATGGGTGATCCCCGAAAGGCACTACAACATTACCAGGAAGCACTTGTTATTGCACGGGCACATCAATTCAAACACATTGAGGCCAACACCCTCAGCAATATGGCCGCTGTAAACAATGACCTCAGGCAATACAATGAAGCCCTGAACCTGGCTACCAGAAGCCTAGAACTTTCAAGTGAGATCCAGTCCCTTGATGACCAAATTTATGCATACAAAAACCTTTCCATTGCACAGGAAGGCCTTGGAAACATCAGGCAAGCCCTTGAATATCATAAGCTTTTTAAACTCTTTAATGATTCTCTTACGCGGATCGAGAACCGGCGGGAGATCTCGGAGGTTGAAGCTCAATATCAAACCGAGCAGATCAAGCAGGAAATGGAACTTAAAAATGCCTTGCTGGAGAAACAGGATCTTGAGCTCGTCCAACAATCCGTTAGCCTCAGTCGCCAGAAAATTATTCGAAATTTCATGATTGCCGGACTTCTCGCCTTATTTCTAATCCTTCTGCAAATATATAGTAGTTCGAGACGTCGCAAATTAGCCAATGAGCTAATCATGAAGCAAAACGAGGAAATCGGTGAACAACATGAAAAAATCACCCAACAGAAAAATATCATTGAAGAAAAAAATCTGGCCCTGGTATCAAGCATCAGGTATGCACAGAATATTCAGAATGCACTGCTACCCGATGAGACCAACCTTCAGGAAGCTTTTGAGGAGTATTTTATCATTTACGAGCCCAAAGAAATTGTCAGTGGCGATTTTTACTGGATCAGCAGGCAAAATGGCGTCACTCTTCTTGCACTGGCCGATTCCACCGGTCACGGTGTGCCGGGAGCTTTTTTAAGTGTCCTGGGCCTTTCGTTTTTAAACGAATTTGTGGCGAGGAGAAAGTACCACAGCCCCGCCCAGCTTCTTGATGAAATGCGGTTGTATATCATTAGCTCCTTGCATCAGGAGGAAACGCAAAAAACCTCACAGGAAGGAATTGAGATGGCCCTGCTTGCCATTGACCATCAAAACCATAGCGTCACTTTCAGCAGTGCAAGAACGCCCATTTATGTTGCCACAAAGGGTGAAATAAAATTGGATGGAGAGCCAATCACCATGCCCCACAGCCCCCTGGTAAAATTTAAGGGAGACCCAATGCCCCTTTCTTTTCACCGCAAAATGAAAGCGTTTTCGAATCAAACCCTATCGTTAAACCCCGGCGATAAGGTTTATATTTTGACCGATGGATTCGGAGATCAATTCGGCTCTGATAAAAGGGAAAGGTTCACCAACCAGCGGGCAATGAAACTTTTGGAACAGATCTTCGATCAACCCATGGCTGAACAAAAAGAAACCCTGATAAAAACCTTATATAACTGGAAACAAGATTGCGAGCAGATTGATGATATCGCGGTGATTGGTTTCAGAATCTGA
- a CDS encoding SoxR reducing system RseC family protein — MRQNQIPEIEHPGIVDHLDGGQAYVRIQAQAACGSCHAKSYCGMAEVTDKVVEVCLEPDERVEAGQQVTVTLKRSLGFRALFLGYLLPFLILLASLFILMALTGNEGFSALVSLALMVPYYGILYFNREKIRSIFTFRIKG; from the coding sequence ATGAGGCAAAATCAAATCCCGGAAATTGAGCATCCAGGCATTGTAGATCACCTGGATGGTGGGCAGGCTTATGTGCGGATACAAGCACAGGCGGCCTGCGGATCATGTCATGCTAAGAGTTATTGCGGGATGGCTGAGGTGACCGATAAGGTGGTTGAGGTTTGTCTTGAACCTGATGAACGGGTTGAAGCTGGTCAGCAAGTCACCGTTACCCTTAAGCGTTCCCTGGGCTTCCGTGCCCTTTTCCTGGGTTACCTCTTGCCCTTCCTGATCCTGCTCGCCAGCCTCTTTATTTTAATGGCCCTTACTGGCAACGAAGGCTTCAGCGCCCTGGTCTCACTGGCTTTGATGGTACCCTATTACGGCATTCTTTACTTCAACCGGGAAAAGATCAGGAGTATATTTACCTTCCGAATCAAGGGTTAG
- a CDS encoding oligopeptide transporter, OPT family — translation MTEERQFVPFVSAETDMKEFTLRALLIGLVMSVVLGAANAYLGLKAGMTIAAVYPAAVVGMALLKIVKGTILEENLARTVGAIGESVAAGAIFTLPAFFIAGLWDPFFTAGNYVTSSLIMIGGGFLGIMFVALLRRVMVEDAELPFPESVAAAEIHKAGRTGAGGSKWLFQAMIVGAIVKLLAEFRLFATAWEQFILWGKQTIAGSKFSGEGGMFLGSPGVSPAYIGVGYIIGPTLGALAFSGGIIAWGLLTPIILYFIGPSLEMVDPTSSAAWLAEAKNVWSSIVRPIAIGGMLVGAIFTLFKMRNSLIEGISRSIGDVKKAASGLAGDANRIEKDLSFRFVVIGIIAVAILTWGITYFIFHTYMWVAIVVAIVMTILAFFFAAVSGYLVGLIGSSNNPISGLTLTALVITALVLVLLGIDGGDAGVAAVLGVAAIVCVSAAVAGEMLQDLKSGHILGGTPWKMEIGNIIGVVASGAIMFFILTILNDGDVARGAIEGYAGGFGSEELPAPQASLMAILSRGIVGGEMAWPLIIVGIFMGVGFILMGVKSPMLVSVGMYLPLTTTFAIFVGGLIKGITDTMAKRRKFNEGQKQRSENVGILLASGLIAGEALMGLVVAMFAVGGVFLFNVFSFFQNPTFTIGFIVIILVALYLIFIPIRNAGSPDQPAPPAAGGH, via the coding sequence ATGACAGAAGAAAGACAATTTGTTCCCTTTGTTTCTGCCGAGACAGACATGAAGGAGTTTACCCTTCGGGCTTTGCTCATAGGGCTGGTGATGTCAGTCGTACTTGGGGCCGCCAACGCCTACCTGGGCCTTAAGGCAGGTATGACCATTGCCGCTGTTTATCCTGCTGCTGTGGTTGGAATGGCCTTGCTGAAGATTGTCAAGGGCACCATCCTTGAAGAAAACCTGGCCCGAACGGTGGGCGCCATCGGCGAATCGGTGGCTGCCGGAGCTATTTTCACCCTTCCGGCCTTTTTTATTGCCGGTCTTTGGGATCCCTTCTTTACGGCAGGCAACTACGTAACCTCTTCCCTGATTATGATCGGAGGCGGTTTTCTGGGCATCATGTTTGTCGCCCTGCTGCGCCGCGTGATGGTGGAAGATGCCGAACTTCCCTTCCCCGAGAGTGTGGCTGCCGCCGAGATCCACAAAGCCGGTCGTACTGGCGCGGGTGGTTCGAAGTGGCTGTTCCAGGCCATGATCGTGGGCGCCATAGTTAAACTGCTGGCCGAATTCAGACTTTTTGCAACAGCATGGGAACAATTTATCCTCTGGGGTAAGCAAACCATCGCCGGAAGCAAATTCAGTGGTGAAGGCGGGATGTTCCTGGGTTCCCCGGGTGTAAGCCCTGCATACATTGGCGTTGGTTACATCATCGGGCCCACCTTGGGGGCACTGGCCTTCAGTGGTGGCATCATCGCCTGGGGTTTGCTGACTCCTATCATCCTTTATTTCATTGGTCCAAGCCTCGAGATGGTTGATCCCACAAGTTCTGCCGCATGGCTTGCCGAAGCCAAGAATGTTTGGTCGAGCATCGTCAGGCCAATTGCCATTGGCGGTATGCTGGTGGGAGCGATTTTTACCCTCTTTAAAATGCGCAATAGCCTCATCGAGGGAATTTCCCGTTCCATTGGCGATGTAAAGAAAGCCGCTTCAGGCCTGGCTGGTGATGCCAACCGCATTGAAAAAGACCTCAGCTTCCGCTTTGTCGTTATCGGTATCATTGCTGTGGCCATCCTAACCTGGGGCATCACCTATTTCATTTTCCATACCTATATGTGGGTTGCCATTGTGGTAGCTATCGTCATGACCATCCTGGCCTTTTTCTTTGCCGCTGTTTCGGGTTACCTGGTAGGCCTCATCGGCTCTTCCAACAACCCCATCAGCGGACTTACCCTCACCGCCCTGGTCATTACCGCCCTGGTGCTGGTGCTTTTGGGCATTGACGGGGGGGATGCAGGTGTTGCCGCTGTGCTCGGCGTAGCTGCCATCGTCTGTGTGTCGGCAGCCGTGGCTGGCGAGATGCTGCAGGACCTGAAGTCAGGTCACATCCTGGGCGGTACCCCCTGGAAAATGGAAATCGGTAACATTATCGGGGTGGTAGCCTCTGGTGCCATTATGTTTTTCATCCTCACTATTCTTAACGACGGCGACGTGGCCCGGGGTGCTATCGAAGGCTATGCCGGTGGTTTCGGCAGCGAAGAGCTTCCTGCCCCCCAGGCAAGCCTCATGGCTATTCTTTCGCGCGGCATCGTAGGCGGCGAAATGGCCTGGCCCCTGATCATCGTTGGGATCTTTATGGGCGTTGGCTTTATCCTGATGGGCGTGAAAAGCCCCATGCTGGTCTCTGTAGGGATGTATCTGCCCCTGACCACTACCTTTGCTATCTTCGTGGGTGGTCTCATCAAAGGCATTACCGATACGATGGCCAAGCGACGCAAATTCAATGAAGGCCAGAAACAACGCTCGGAAAATGTAGGCATTTTGCTTGCCTCTGGTCTTATTGCAGGTGAGGCCCTGATGGGCCTTGTGGTTGCGATGTTTGCCGTGGGCGGCGTGTTCCTGTTCAATGTGTTCTCATTCTTCCAGAACCCCACCTTTACCATCGGTTTCATCGTCATCATCCTGGTGGCCCTCTATCTGATCTTTATCCCCATCCGCAATGCCGGCAGTCCGGATCAACCCGCACCTCCAGCAGCAGGCGGACACTAA
- a CDS encoding FAD-dependent monooxygenase — MGFQILEIKLPTGYHQPELRALIARQLGIQNFSFQIESQSLDARNKSRIHWLVRVGVTSDELKSGEPLPQPCLEIPYRKRDQKVFILGSGPAGFFSALVLQMAGFETLLVERGAEVDTRAGKLHQFEKTGDFSPMANYSFGEGGAGTFSDGKLTSRSKHISCERAFFTQQYIQAGAPPEIAYLAHPHVGSDKLRVVIKNLREQYQSLGGKILFETLLSDLVIQQGRVEEAVTSSGTFSADHFVLAPGHSAYETYRMLISRGVPFRIKNFALGSRAEHPQALINRAQWGTEKLEGVKAAEYRLTSPGDGKHPVYSFCMCPGGMVVPAATYAHVNTVNGMSYYKRAGQFANAACVAGVHPTQLSAKIQSPLDAMAWLEDLEHSFYKFSKGYGAPACTIADFLKGKMGSPLPKSSYPLGLLPAPLWEMLPPIIVSAMREGLKDFSRKLRGYDQGILLGLESKTSSPIQVIRNPQGLVEGFENLYLAGEASGFAGGIVSSAADGIKIAMKISGE; from the coding sequence ATGGGCTTTCAAATCCTCGAAATCAAGCTCCCCACTGGTTACCACCAGCCGGAATTGCGTGCTCTGATTGCCAGGCAACTGGGCATCCAAAACTTTAGTTTTCAGATCGAATCCCAAAGCCTTGATGCCCGCAACAAGAGCCGCATCCATTGGCTGGTGAGGGTAGGGGTGACCTCTGATGAACTCAAGAGTGGAGAGCCCTTGCCTCAGCCATGCCTCGAGATCCCTTACCGGAAAAGGGATCAGAAGGTCTTTATCCTGGGCAGCGGTCCGGCGGGATTCTTTTCTGCCCTGGTGCTCCAGATGGCAGGCTTCGAGACCCTGCTGGTGGAGCGGGGCGCTGAAGTGGATACCCGGGCAGGTAAACTCCATCAATTTGAGAAGACCGGTGATTTCAGTCCCATGGCCAACTATTCCTTTGGCGAGGGCGGGGCAGGCACCTTTTCCGATGGCAAGCTTACCTCGCGCTCCAAGCACATCTCGTGCGAGCGGGCCTTTTTTACTCAGCAATACATTCAGGCAGGCGCACCACCCGAGATCGCTTACCTGGCCCATCCCCACGTGGGCAGCGATAAATTGCGGGTGGTAATAAAGAACTTGCGTGAGCAATATCAGTCCCTTGGCGGGAAGATCCTGTTCGAGACCTTGCTCAGCGACCTGGTCATCCAGCAGGGCAGGGTGGAGGAGGCGGTGACCTCTTCCGGCACCTTTTCGGCCGATCATTTTGTGCTGGCGCCAGGGCATTCGGCTTACGAGACCTACCGGATGCTGATAAGCCGCGGGGTCCCTTTCCGGATCAAGAACTTTGCGCTGGGCAGTCGTGCCGAGCATCCCCAGGCGCTCATCAACCGGGCGCAGTGGGGAACAGAGAAGCTGGAAGGTGTGAAAGCCGCCGAATACCGCCTCACCTCCCCGGGCGATGGCAAGCACCCTGTCTATTCCTTCTGTATGTGCCCCGGCGGGATGGTTGTGCCCGCCGCCACCTATGCCCACGTGAACACCGTTAACGGGATGAGCTATTACAAGCGCGCCGGCCAGTTTGCCAATGCGGCCTGTGTGGCGGGCGTGCATCCAACACAGCTCTCCGCAAAGATACAATCCCCCCTGGATGCCATGGCCTGGCTCGAAGACCTTGAGCATTCCTTTTACAAGTTCTCCAAAGGCTATGGGGCACCCGCCTGTACCATTGCCGATTTCCTGAAGGGCAAAATGGGCAGTCCCCTGCCCAAAAGCAGTTACCCCCTTGGACTCCTGCCAGCACCCTTATGGGAAATGCTGCCCCCCATCATCGTCAGCGCCATGCGCGAAGGCCTGAAAGACTTCTCCCGAAAACTCAGGGGCTATGACCAGGGAATCCTCTTAGGCCTGGAAAGCAAGACCTCCTCCCCAATACAGGTTATCCGCAACCCCCAGGGACTGGTGGAAGGCTTTGAAAACCTTTATCTTGCAGGCGAAGCCAGCGGCTTTGCCGGAGGCATCGTTTCCAGCGCCGCCGACGGCATTAAAATAGCCATGAAAATTAGTGGTGAGTGA
- the ispG gene encoding (E)-4-hydroxy-3-methylbut-2-enyl-diphosphate synthase, which yields MIRFPSREVIIGNRPLGRKHPIRLQSMTNTAPLDIQATLKQIIRIFEAGADYVRISAPNRQSALNLKKIRKELHKAGFDQPLIADIHFNPDLALIAAKFVEKVRINPGNYSGAGRKGQKDWADSEYEAELERIRQNISPLLEVCKEYGTAIRIGTNFGSLSPRIISRFGNTPEGMVQSTLEFLKIFEDLGFYNTVISLKASNPLLMIRSYLLMVERMLEEGMAYPLHLGVTEAGEGENGRIKSALGISTLLQEGIGDTIRVSLSEEPEAEIPVARKIAEPFQGIFPGVGALTSKFSVKPFNWQDKQLPALPGGHKAIVISSFSGSTRNATHLHPQADKSFLDTNLPNPPDLYFIQGEKEKDEHGLSGLPNGKILDINSGFEHPLLTQEQVFNGSFKTHSGFYFFHLTHLPDPDLVKKLIKIPRLIILWRPEKILEPALISDLFLLLEGAQDPVAIIPCLTYNQADGEAFILKLTADLGRLLLERKIHGMWIENPGLTQKVIIQACYSLLQATGLRITRTEYISCPTCARTSFDLMKVLKEVKEKTSHLPGLKIAVMGCVVNGPGEMADADFGIMGSGPDTVNLFRGNEVEVKNLPQDQAAQTLLELINSMNSSELK from the coding sequence ATGATACGTTTTCCTTCACGCGAAGTAATCATTGGCAACCGACCCCTGGGCAGGAAGCATCCCATACGCTTACAGTCAATGACCAACACCGCACCTCTTGACATACAAGCAACCCTAAAACAGATCATCCGGATTTTTGAGGCTGGGGCCGACTATGTGCGAATCAGTGCCCCAAATCGCCAAAGTGCCCTTAACCTGAAGAAGATCAGAAAAGAACTACACAAGGCGGGCTTTGACCAGCCTCTCATTGCAGATATCCATTTCAATCCTGACCTGGCACTGATCGCCGCAAAATTTGTTGAGAAAGTCAGGATAAACCCCGGCAATTATTCCGGCGCAGGGCGTAAGGGGCAGAAGGACTGGGCCGACAGCGAATATGAGGCGGAACTTGAAAGAATTCGCCAAAATATTTCCCCGCTTCTTGAGGTGTGCAAGGAATATGGCACGGCCATCCGGATTGGCACTAATTTTGGATCACTATCTCCAAGAATCATTTCCAGGTTTGGCAATACCCCAGAAGGAATGGTTCAGTCAACGCTTGAATTCCTGAAAATCTTTGAAGACCTTGGATTTTACAACACCGTTATTTCTTTAAAGGCCAGCAACCCCTTGCTAATGATCCGTTCCTACCTGCTGATGGTTGAGCGAATGCTGGAAGAGGGTATGGCCTATCCGCTTCACTTAGGTGTTACCGAAGCCGGTGAAGGAGAGAACGGCCGCATCAAATCTGCCCTGGGGATCAGTACCCTGCTACAGGAAGGTATTGGCGATACCATAAGGGTAAGCCTGTCAGAAGAGCCCGAAGCTGAGATTCCCGTCGCCAGAAAGATTGCCGAGCCTTTCCAGGGAATCTTTCCCGGCGTCGGTGCGCTGACAAGTAAATTTTCAGTGAAGCCATTCAACTGGCAAGATAAGCAGTTGCCAGCCCTGCCCGGAGGGCATAAGGCCATAGTGATCAGTTCTTTTTCGGGAAGCACCCGAAATGCAACCCATCTCCATCCCCAGGCTGATAAAAGCTTTCTGGACACAAATCTCCCCAACCCGCCCGATCTTTATTTTATACAGGGAGAAAAGGAAAAAGATGAACATGGCCTTTCAGGTCTTCCTAATGGAAAAATCTTAGACATCAATTCAGGATTTGAACATCCGCTATTGACGCAAGAGCAGGTATTCAATGGAAGTTTCAAAACTCATTCAGGTTTTTACTTTTTTCATCTGACCCATCTTCCTGATCCTGATTTGGTTAAAAAGCTGATCAAAATTCCCCGCCTGATAATCCTTTGGCGGCCTGAAAAGATCCTTGAACCGGCATTGATCAGTGATTTGTTTTTACTGTTGGAGGGAGCACAGGACCCTGTTGCCATTATTCCCTGCCTCACTTACAATCAAGCCGATGGGGAGGCGTTTATCCTTAAACTGACTGCCGACCTGGGCAGGCTTCTTCTTGAGCGAAAGATCCACGGAATGTGGATAGAAAATCCAGGCCTAACCCAAAAGGTCATTATTCAAGCCTGTTACAGTTTGCTTCAGGCCACAGGGCTCCGTATCACACGCACCGAATACATCTCTTGTCCAACCTGTGCCCGCACCTCATTTGACCTGATGAAAGTCCTCAAAGAGGTAAAGGAGAAAACCAGCCACCTTCCCGGACTAAAGATAGCCGTCATGGGTTGTGTAGTAAACGGACCCGGAGAAATGGCTGATGCCGATTTTGGGATTATGGGTTCAGGTCCTGATACCGTAAACCTTTTTAGAGGAAATGAGGTTGAAGTAAAAAACCTGCCCCAGGATCAGGCAGCCCAAACTTTGCTTGAGCTTATTAATAGCATGAATTCCAGTGAATTGAAATAA
- the trkA gene encoding Trk system potassium transporter TrkA, translating into MNILIAGDSETALHLAGLLANEKHNVSLICPNRELLKVIEVHADLMTYVGDATSLEMLQEVNPKRIDLLVSVNLDGRINLLTAIMGKKLGIKKCIAKLHEVESLTTEYKEFCKSLGIDFLVSPEKIAVKEIVSLLNNTAATEIFDFSDNQLSMMLVKLERDAPVIGKSLNDIAVEHPHLDFRAIAIHRRARTLIPKGSDIFQEGDMAYVVTKPDGIDQLLRMGGKTQFEIFNVMIVGGGAVGKMTAAALEKQFNITLFELDYDRCQVLSDYLSDTLIINGDARDVTLLEDEKISAMDAFVAVTNNSETNILTCMLARKFGVKKTIALVENLDFIDISQNIGIDTIINKKLATASYIIRFTMSAEVISTKCLTGIDAEVFEFIAKPHSPVTKKPIRKLKFPDKAIIGGIIRSGKGYIARGDIQIEAGDKVVVFALPQAFHLVDKMFRD; encoded by the coding sequence ATGAATATTCTTATTGCGGGCGATAGTGAAACCGCATTGCACCTGGCAGGCCTGCTTGCAAATGAAAAGCATAACGTTTCACTCATCTGTCCAAACAGGGAGCTGCTCAAGGTAATTGAAGTCCACGCTGACCTCATGACCTATGTTGGAGACGCCACCTCCCTGGAAATGTTGCAGGAAGTCAATCCAAAGCGAATCGACCTCTTGGTCAGTGTTAACCTTGATGGCCGGATCAACTTGTTGACAGCCATCATGGGTAAAAAACTCGGCATCAAGAAATGCATTGCCAAACTGCACGAAGTCGAATCCCTTACTACCGAATACAAGGAGTTTTGTAAAAGCCTTGGAATAGACTTCCTCGTTTCTCCTGAAAAAATTGCTGTAAAAGAAATCGTGAGCCTGCTAAACAATACCGCAGCTACCGAAATCTTTGACTTTTCAGATAACCAGCTTTCGATGATGCTGGTAAAGCTTGAAAGGGATGCCCCCGTTATTGGTAAGTCTCTCAATGATATTGCCGTTGAGCACCCTCACCTCGATTTCAGGGCCATAGCCATTCACCGGAGAGCCAGGACCTTGATCCCCAAAGGCAGTGATATTTTTCAGGAAGGGGATATGGCATACGTGGTCACCAAACCCGATGGGATCGATCAGCTCCTTAGAATGGGCGGTAAAACCCAGTTTGAAATTTTTAATGTGATGATCGTGGGTGGTGGAGCCGTGGGCAAAATGACTGCCGCTGCCCTTGAGAAGCAATTCAATATTACCTTGTTTGAGCTCGATTATGATCGCTGTCAGGTGCTTTCCGACTACCTCTCCGATACGCTGATCATCAATGGTGACGCAAGGGATGTGACCTTGCTCGAAGACGAAAAGATCAGCGCAATGGATGCTTTTGTGGCTGTCACAAACAACTCGGAGACCAATATCCTGACCTGCATGCTGGCTCGAAAGTTTGGGGTCAAGAAAACCATTGCCCTGGTTGAAAACCTTGACTTCATTGACATTTCGCAGAACATCGGCATTGATACCATCATCAACAAAAAACTGGCCACCGCCAGTTATATCATCCGCTTTACCATGTCTGCGGAAGTCATTTCAACAAAATGCCTTACTGGCATCGATGCCGAGGTTTTCGAGTTTATTGCCAAACCGCACTCCCCCGTGACAAAAAAGCCGATCCGCAAGCTGAAATTTCCGGACAAGGCGATCATAGGAGGAATTATTCGCAGTGGAAAAGGGTATATCGCCCGGGGGGATATACAGATTGAGGCAGGTGACAAGGTTGTTGTCTTTGCCCTGCCACAGGCATTTCACCTGGTGGATAAAATGTTCAGGGATTAA
- a CDS encoding NAD(P)/FAD-dependent oxidoreductase: MEGYDIIVIGAGAAGLLAAGRAGELGARVLVLERNERPGRKLLITGKGHCNITNEAPQSQFLKKVYPNGRFLRHAFATFFSDDMVSLLNREGLETFVDRGDRIFPLSRKAADVVNTLVRWVQKQKVEFRYGQRVESLIINDGSVSGVSLHQGNKLVEIPCRKVIVATGGKSYPTTGSTGDGYKLAETAGHSIVALHQALVPLETTGDTAQKMQGLSLKNVKASVWIDGKKVTDEFGEMLFTHFGLSGPIILSLSRGVVAALNARRHIEISVDLKPALDEATLDKRLLRDLDSQGRKKISNLLRLWLPALMVPVFIELLELDPEMEGHQLPAKARKKILLLLKDLRFKVTGCRSFKEAIITAGGINTAEADPSTMESKLVKNLYFAGEVLDLDADTGGYNLQIAWSTGWLAGESAANSAGSKQ, encoded by the coding sequence ATGGAAGGATACGATATCATTGTGATTGGTGCGGGTGCAGCGGGCTTGCTGGCTGCCGGGCGCGCCGGTGAATTGGGCGCCAGGGTCCTTGTCCTGGAGCGCAACGAGCGGCCCGGGCGTAAGTTGCTCATTACTGGCAAAGGTCACTGCAACATCACCAACGAGGCTCCTCAGAGCCAATTCCTGAAAAAGGTCTATCCCAACGGCCGATTCCTGCGCCACGCTTTTGCCACCTTCTTCTCCGACGACATGGTCTCCCTGCTGAACCGCGAGGGGCTTGAGACCTTTGTGGATCGCGGCGACAGGATATTCCCCCTTAGCCGGAAAGCCGCCGATGTGGTCAATACCCTGGTGCGCTGGGTGCAAAAACAAAAGGTGGAGTTCCGATACGGGCAACGAGTTGAAAGCCTGATTATTAATGACGGTTCGGTATCCGGTGTAAGCCTGCACCAGGGCAACAAGCTGGTGGAGATCCCCTGCAGGAAAGTCATTGTAGCCACAGGGGGAAAATCATACCCCACGACAGGCTCAACAGGCGATGGCTATAAGTTGGCTGAAACGGCCGGACATAGCATTGTCGCCCTGCATCAGGCGCTGGTACCCCTGGAAACAACTGGCGACACTGCCCAGAAAATGCAGGGGCTTAGCCTTAAGAACGTAAAGGCATCCGTATGGATCGACGGAAAAAAAGTGACCGATGAATTTGGGGAGATGCTGTTTACCCATTTCGGGCTGTCAGGACCCATCATCCTGAGCCTGAGCCGCGGTGTGGTGGCCGCCCTCAATGCCCGGCGCCATATCGAGATCTCGGTCGACCTGAAGCCAGCCCTCGACGAGGCCACCCTCGACAAACGCCTGCTGCGCGACCTCGACAGCCAGGGTCGGAAGAAGATCAGCAACCTGCTGCGGCTTTGGCTGCCTGCACTGATGGTCCCAGTTTTCATTGAGCTGCTGGAACTGGACCCGGAGATGGAAGGCCATCAGCTTCCTGCCAAGGCCAGGAAAAAGATCCTCCTGCTATTAAAGGACCTTCGCTTCAAGGTAACCGGCTGCCGCTCGTTTAAAGAGGCCATCATCACGGCAGGAGGGATAAACACCGCTGAGGCGGACCCCTCCACCATGGAATCGAAGCTTGTCAAAAACCTTTATTTCGCGGGGGAAGTGCTCGATCTGGACGCCGACACCGGGGGCTATAACCTGCAGATCGCCTGGAGCACGGGATGGCTGGCGGGGGAGAGCGCAGCGAATTCAGCAGGCAGTAAGCAGTAG